In Chroicocephalus ridibundus chromosome 21, bChrRid1.1, whole genome shotgun sequence, the sequence GGGGTGCAGATGTGGGTCCCCAGGGGCCGGCAGGTGGTCCCTGCCAGGCTTTGAAGGACCCCATTGCTCTTGTGTCCCCTTCCCCCAGGTTGAGCGAGGCGAGAACAGCCAAGGAGCAGGCGGAGACGCGGCTGGGCGACTGCGAGGAGCAGCTGCTGGCCACGCGCCGAGAGCTCGACCGCCTGCGCAAGGGCTCCGGCGCGGCCGCGGGCAGCGAAGCCTTGTACAAGGTACGGCGAGGATCGCGCCGAGGCGCGGGCATCCCCCTCTGTCGCTTCGCTGCCACCGAGCCGGGCTGTCCCCTTggcccacaggagctgctggagaccagggaggagctggaggaggccctGAGCTCCAAACAgcggcaggaggagcagctgcgGCTGCGGGAGCGGGAGCTGACGGCGCTGAAGGGAGCCCTCAAGGAGGAGGTGGCCAGCCACGACAAGGAGCTGGACCGCGTCCGGCAGCAGTACCAGAGCGACATGGACCAGCTGCGGCGCAGCATGGAGGACATGACGCAGGTCCGGctgcggggagggccgggggacGGGGACTTGCTGGCTGTGGCTGGGAAGGGTCTTTGCTTGGAGTCGGTGCCCTTGAATTCCCCCTTTAAATGGTCCTGAGCTGGAAATGGGGTTTGTGTCCTGCCCCAAACTCGCCCCATCGGAGCATCCCACTGTCCCGGCTCTCGCTGCCCCAGGATGGAGATGCTGTGGGGAGGGCGGAGCTGGTTTGGGGAGGTCCGGGGGCTCCTCGCGTCCCTGCGTGGCTTCCCTGGGCTGGTTTGGGGGTTCTCCGGGTCCCTGCGTGGCTTCCCTGGGCTGGTTCGGGGAGGTCCGGGGGCTCCCCGCGTCCCTGCGTGGGTTCCCTGGGCTGGTTTGGGGAGGTCCGGGGGCTCCTTGGGTCCCTGCGTGGCTTCCCTGGGCTGGTTTGGGGGTTCCCCGGGTCCCTGCGTGGCTTCCCTGGGCTGGTTCGGAGAGGTCCGGGGGCTCCTCGGGTCCCTGGGCTGGTTTGGGGTGGTCTGGGGTCTCCTCGGGTCCCTGCGTGGCTTCCCTGGGCTGGTTTGGGGGTTCCCCAGGTCCCTGCGTGGCTTCCCTGGGCTGGTTTGGGGAGGTCCGGGGGCTCCTTGGGTCCCTGCGTGGCTTCcctgggctggtttggggggcGTTAGCCGGGGCAGGAACTCGGCATCGTCGGAGCATCGCACGAGGATGCCGCTCTGCGGGCGAGCGCTCAAAGGCTTCCATCCAGGATCAGGCCAGCCTGGAGTCGGAGAGGCAGAAGATCAACACGGTGGTGAGGAACCTGcagcgggagctggaggagagcgCGGAGGAGACGGGGCACTGGCGGGACATGTTCCAGAAGAACAAGGACGAGCTCCGCACCACCAAGCAGGAGTAAGTGCCGGGGCTGCGGCTGAGCCGGAGGCGCGAGCACCTTTTGGGGAGGTCCAGGCGCCCGCCACCACCCAGCACCTTTACTCCAAACGCCGTTAAAATGCGTCgggagctgggatggggttggccctcctcttcctcgctggGCACGCCGGGGAGGAAGGCGATGGCCGAGCCGGGTGCCGCTCTCTGGgcacgctggggctgggggtgtgggacagggggacacggggctgggttTGGTGGCCTCATCCTGcccctctccaggctgctgcaggTGAAGCTGGAGCGGGAGGAGTTTGAGgaggagctgcgggagctgcagGAGCGCTTCGCCGCCGCCCGGGAGGACGCGGAGCAGGCGCGGAGCAGCGCGGCGGACCCCGGCGAGCTGGAGGCGCTCAGGAAGGTGGGTGACGAGGGAAGGAGGCGGCAGGCGGCGCCGGGGACCCCGTCCAGCGCCGAGGGTCCCCGACACCCCACTCCCCTCCGTCCCAGGAGCTGCGGGAGGCTCAGCGGGAGCTGGCAGCGGAGAAGCGGAGCCGGGAGGAGCAGctgcgggagcgggagcgggagctggcGGCGCTGAAGGGCACCATGCGGGAGGAGGCGTCCAGCCGCGACGGGGAGCTGGAACGGTACCGCAgggacctgcagcagctccaggaggagcGGGACGAGGCCACCAAGGTGAGCCTGGGGAccgggggaaggaagggggttgCCCCCACCCAGCCATACCAAGGGATGCGAGCCCAAATTGCCCCCCCGAGACCCACCCCCgcctcccagctcagcagctAGTCCCGGGTCCATCCCATGCTGCGGCTGCGTTGCAGGCGAAGGCTTCCCTGGAGAGCGCGCGGGAGGCCTCGGAGCAGGCGAGGAAGACGGTGGAGTCCAGCCTGCGAGAGGTGCAGGATCAGAACGACGACCTGAGGAGGAAGATCCTTGGGATGGAGACGCAGCTGAAGGAATACGAGCGCTTGGGCGAGAACTGGGAGGGCTCCCAGGCACGGCTCAAGGAGAAGGTCACCAAACTGGAGGTACCGGGACTGCGGCCGTTCCCCAGCTGTTCCCCTGCCGAGGGACGGAGCCTGAagagccccctccccgcaggcagAGCGCAGGCAGATGGAGGAGTCGCTGGGCGAAGCCACGGagcgggagcaggagctgctgatggCCAAGCGGTCGCTGGAGACGCGGCTGGAGGAGGCTCAGCGCGGCCTGGCCCGGCTGACGCAGGAGCACCAGGAGCTGAGCGCGTCCTACCAGGAGGAGCAGCGGCAGAAGGAGCAGCTCAAGCGCGCCAAGAgcgagctggaggagcagaagcgCCTGCTCGACCGCACCACGGAGAAGCTGAACAAAGAGGTTGGGGGGTCGCCCCGGGTGGCTCCGGGGACGCTTCCACCCCCAGGACGCCCCCGTCCCCACCGTGTGCCGCGACACCCAGTCCCCGTGCCGTGGGATGGGGAGCTCCCCTCGCTGGGTTCGGGGAGGGATCCGGGACTTTGGGTGCGGGTCTGGTTTCCCTGCGGAGCTGATTGGGACTGATCCTCCCCCCGGTGGCCCAGGAGACTCCATAAAACCACGCTGTCCCTAGGGATCAGCATCCCCTGGTGTCCCAGCGCCATCTTGTCCCCTGCCCTTCCCCGAGTGGCTCCGGCCAGAGCTCCAGGCTGCTCTGACAGGGCTGGCACCCCTTGCCGTGATGCTCCCGAGCCCACGGAAGCAGAaatgtccccccagccccatgcccacGGGTACCTTCTCCCACCTCGTGCCCCGTCAGCAAGGGCAGGGGGTGCGTGGGCTGGTCCCCAGCTCCTCAGCTGTCCCCTCTCCGCCGCAGCTGGAGCAGATGACGGAGGAGTCCCACAGCTCGCTGGCGGCGCTGAAGTCGCAGCTGGAGGAGTTCAAGGAGAAGTCACGGAAGGAGCTCACGGACTCCCAAAAACAAGCCAAGGATCGGGGCGCCGAGGTGGAGAAGATGCAGTTCAGCGTGGGGCGGCTGCAGGACGAGGTTACGGCGAGGGCTGGCGGGTTGCGGGTCCCCACAACGTCCTCTCCGTCCCTCCGTGGGGTGCCCGGCGCCACGTCTGGCATGGGGACATCTTCCCCCTTGGGTGCCGCAGGTGGCCCGGCTGAAGCAAGCGCTGCAGGACAGCCAGGCGGAGCGGGAGAGCGCGCTGCTGGATAAGGAGGTGCTGCTCCAGCGCCTGCACAACCTGGAGCAGGAGATGGACACCAAGAAGCGCTCGCAGGACGATCGTTCCCGGCACGTCAAGGCGCTGGAGGTGGGGGAGCGCGGCCCAACACCCCGAAAACCGCTCGCCCCGTCCCTGCAATGCTGCGTTGCTGACAGCGAGGGGCAGAGCTGGCCCGGGCGTCCTCCGTCCCGCAGCCGCTGAGGCAGAGGAGTTGCTGAGGAAGAGGAGTTGCGCAGCCCGGCAGCGCTGCGGGGCGTTGctaatattatatttattaatCGCCAGCGCAGCCGGCTTTGTGTCGGCTCCGTCcggcgctgccccgcggctgGGCTTGCCGCAGGCCCTTGCTTTGATGGGTTGTTCTCCCCcgaagttggggggggggtgggtgcacGGGGGTCCGCACGGCGTCAAGCGCCGTGTCTCACAGCCCAGCgtctcccttctcctgcccccccagccccgactCCACCGGGCTGCACCGGAGCCCCCCAGGCCGGTTGGGTTTTGCCAGGCTGGGAGCGTTGTCGGAGCAAACCCCCTTCCTCCGGCATCCCGGCTGGAGGGTCCGAGCCGGCGAGACCCCCCGAGGCTCCCGCTTGAcccttctgctcccctctccaCGCAGGAGAAGTCCAAGCGCCTGGAGGTGGAGCTGGACGAGGAGAGGACCACGGTGGAGCTGCTGACGGAGAGGGTCAACCGGAGCAGAGATCAGGTAGGGCGGGAGGAGCCCCCCCTCCAAACCCGGCTGGTGCCGGGacggagaccccccccccggctccggcaAAGCACCACTGGGTAACGCGGATCCTCGGGCGCAAGGAGGTACAACCCCACGTAATGAGTCGTTAGCGAGCAGCCCTCCGTCGCGCTAAATACAAGCGGGACGACGGTGTCTGAAAAGCCGGTTCGGGCGCGAACGGAAATTATACGAGCTcggcgcggggcgggaggcggggggcggggggggcgcggaaaaaaacagaaatcccCTGAAATTACAGGGTGAGGTTTGTGTTTGTGCAGGAAGTCGGGGCTTAAATTACACCGGGCTCCCGGCTCTCCCCTCCCTGTCAACCCACCCGCTAATTACCTTCAAAGCCGGAGCCGGTGCCTGGGCTCTGCGAGCAGGCGGGAGCCTCCCGCAATCCGCCGGCGCTGGGTTTTGCCGGGATCCTGGGATCGGCAGCTCCTCCGCTTACAGCCcgtctccctcctgccccaccgggATCCAGCCCGGGGCTTGGAAAGGGGGATTCGCACCCCTCGGGCTATGGGGAGCCGgtaaaaggggggagggggtccCGTTTTTCCATCTGGGAAATGGGCACATCTCGAAGGGAGACTTTTCCCATGACCCCTGGACGTGTCTGAAGCACGGGAGCTGCGGAGCGGGATGTACGTGAAACCGCGGCTGGGTTCGGCTCAGGAGTGGCCCTACCGGCTTTTGGGGCGCTCGAGTAAAATtcgagcaatttttttttttttatatatataaaactccGATTTCCTTCGCTTTAAAATTAAACGCACAAAGCTGCGCGTTTCGCCTTGGTCAACCTGAAAGGGGCCCCTGGGGCCGTTTTGGGTTTGCTCCGTCGAAGGATTAAACCCATTCTTGCCCCCGGCACGGCTGCGCCGCGGTGCCAGGCAGAGCCGGGAGCGCAGCCGGGTCCCCGGCTCCCAGTCCAACCAGTTTAAACCCTCCAGTGGAAAACTGCAGCCCTCACCTCTGGGCCGCTCGCCAGAATGGCGGTAACTAATTTAGGAAGGAACCGAAATCCTCTCGTCGGGGGTTTTTGGTGCCGTCGACACCGGCTGCGTGCCGTGGGACGTTGGGTGCACCGAGTCCGCCCATGCTCCGCAGCGCTGGTGTCGCGGGAAGAAATCTGAGCCGTGGCCACCTCGGTGGCCCCAGTCGCTAGCCCAGAGAATGTGGCGGCAAAGGATGTGGCAAAACCAACCCGTGCTGCGTTCCTTGTCCCCAGATCGACcagctgcgggcagagctgctgcaggaacgCTCCAGCCGGCAGGACCTGGAGTGCGACAAGGTCTCGCTGGAGAGGCAGGTACGGCTGAGCCACGGGGGGCATGGAGCCAGCGCGGGGCCGTGGGGACAGCCGGAGGGGACAGCGGGACCCCTTGTCCCATGGGGGGTACGGGGCGAAGCGTCCCGGTGCGGCCCCGCTCCTCTCTAGAGCATCCCTGGGAGAGGGACCGTCTTCCCAAGgagcttttcctgctggaaaaccactccccctcctcctccctgctctggaTACGGCCCGTTTCCGTCCTCCCCATGTCCAACCCCTGGCCGGAGCTTCCCCGGAGCCGTCCAGCATCTCCCCGCGGTGGCATTCCCATGGGATCCCCCTTTCCCTCGCGGCTCCCCGCCAGCCTGCCCGGGCTTGCGCTCCGAACCCTTCGTTACCTAACCCCGAGCTGGCTCTTAACGAGGCGGATCAATGGGAACTGAGCTCCCCGAGCTGTTCTTGTTCCCGGCGCGGAATTACGGCTGCCAAGAAAAACACGGGGCTCCTGCTGCTGACGCTGCGGGGCCTGGCCCGGCGGCAGCCGCCGTCGTTACCGCTGCCCGGTTGACGAGGTCGGGGCGACGCCGCTGTGCAGGACGGGGAGAGGAGCTGGTTTTTCTGGTgcttttggggaattttttttttttttttttttttttttttggccgaCGAAGGCGGTTAAGAGCAGAAACTGGGGGATGATGGGTGTCGTGTCTTGCACCCGGTGGTGCCCGGCACATCCCGGTCTTGCCTCGTGCCCCGACTGGTGCCAGCACGGCTAATTGTCGTTATATAACCCGGCTCGTTAACGTCTCCACCTTGGGAAAGGGTTTCTGGGCCCTGACTCACCGCCCGTTTACATAAGCGAGGTTCTGAGCCTTTCGCACCGGGCTGGGAACCCCAGtatgaaagggggggggggggttgacgGGGACGGTTTTTTAGGGTATTTTGCTCCCCGCAGAACAAGGAGCTGAAGAACCGCTTGGCCAGCTCGGAGGGGCTGCAGAAACCCAGCGGCAACGTCTCGCAGCTGGAGGCGCgggtggaggagctgcaggaccGGCTGCAGGCGGAGGAGAGGTACCGGCCACCCCCGACCCCCGCCtcggggctggggtggtgggggggtgccttcggcctctccccccccccccgccagcccagcTTGCCCACCCACCCGTTGTTTTGCCGCAGGGAGAAGAGCGTCCTGCTGTCCTCCAACCGCAAGCTGGAGAGGAAGGTGAAGGAGCTCACCATCCAGATCGACGACGAGCGGCAGCACGTCAGCGACCAGAAGGACCAGGTGGGTGGTGGAGGGGAGCCCTCGGGAGATGCCGAACGGCTTCCGAAGGGACCCCGGGGTGCTTGTCCCGCACCGGCGGGGGAAATCCCGTGGGAATcgccccctctccctgcagctgagccTGCGGGTGAAGGCCCTGAAGCGTCAAGTGGACGAGGCGGAGGAGGAGATCGAGCGGCTGGAGGGCGCCCGCAAGAAGGCGcagcgggagctggaggagcagcacgAGCTCAACGAGCAGCTGCAGAACCGCATCAAGGCGCTGGAGAAGGAGGCttggtggggagcggggggctggagaggagggggaacCCAGCCCCGGCCCTGGGCTGGAAGCGGGgtgccagccccgtccccgcgccAGGGCTGAcccctcttctccatccccaggCGCAAAGCCGCCCGCTCGGCCGCCGATTCCTCCCTGCAAGACGACCGGCTCAGCTCGGACGAGGAGTTCGACAGCGCCTACGGGCCCTCCTCCATCGCCTCGCTGCTCAACGAGCCCAACCTCCAGACCAGCTCCTGCTGACGCCCGCTCCCTCGGGGCCAGGGACCGCCCGCGGACCCAGCTGCTCCATGCAAAAACTCTGCCGTTACCAAGGACGTGAAGGAAGGTGCCCCTCAAAAAAGCGCTTGGCGGGgggagggacaccccccccacccccccccactcCCGGACACTGTCTTCCCCCCTTCATCTTCATACGGGTCTCAGGGTGCGTTTGCACCGTAGCTTTTTATcccagggggggtggggggacactcACCGAGGCTGGCGTCCCCTTTGGTGACTGGGTCCTGCCGGGACACCGTGGCCCTGGGGTCCAAGACACGGCCCCTggggccagaggggctgggggcacccgtggctctggccacccccatatatttttatatgcaacCGCCCTTCGCCCCTCCCCggcccttttttcctctctcaaagtgctattttaaataaaatcgaGCATTTTAACGCCCGCAGCTCGTCGTCCAGCCGGGGCCGGAGCGATGGCACAGGCTCCGGCGCATGGGGCTGCGTTGGCACCGGGCTCCTACCCCGCTTGGGGAACGCAGCTCCTTCCCCGCTCCGCTGGATCTGGCCTGGAGATAAATCCTCGTTATCGCTAATTAACAAGGATGGGACTCCTGCCAACTGCTAATTAGCGCCATTGCCTTGATTGGCAGGTGGTTACCGCAGTTCCCCTCCGTGGCCTCGAGCGGGGCCGTGCTGGCTCCATCCCTGAGCCAGCGCGGGGCCAGGACGGTGCCTGGGGACCTGGccaccccctcctccctgctgcctcagtttcccctcccacACCCTGGTGACAGTTTGAGTCAGCAGGGAGGGACAGGGTGACAACACCAGGGctacccctgtcccctctccggTCACTACCGGCCCCGTCTCTGCGTTGCTGCCgcccagggctgtgccaggctcGGCGTGCCCAGCACCTGGCCCCGCACCCACCCACGGCATCCCCACTGCGGCTACACCGGGCCGGCACAACCGGTTCTGCCCTCGGCTCCTCCCGGACACGCGTGTTGGAGCCGAGGTCAACCACCGTCCCCaccctctgcctcagtttccccagcagccGCTCAGACCAGCAAGGGGTCTGGGGTCcgcctgtgcctcagtttccccccaccccaccccaccccggcaCTGCTGCGTTGATGGGGGGCTCAGGGGCCATGGGGTGTCCAGGGGAAGAAGGGGCTGGGTCCTGCGCCTGAGCGTGACCAAAGTTTGCCGGTCCGTGGCTTTGCCACTGGCAGCCAGCCCCGAGGGAGCGAGGTCCTCCAGCCCGCAGAAACTCCCgctgccccaaacccccccgggacgggctgtccccaccctggggctggagcgtgtccccGGCTCGGCCCCAGTGACCGCACGGGGCTGGAGCGTGTTCCGGGCCGGCGGTGAACCTGAGGCCGGCTGAGCTCATCACACTGGTATGTGGCAATTAGCgttgggcagagaggaggcagccgGCACACCCAGGCCGCCCGCCATGGCACAGGGACACCCGCCCCGATAGTCCCCGGTCCCCCGACCCCTGGCactgccccgggggctgcggcacCCACCGGGCGTGTGGCCGGTGACCCCAGGGCTCTGGGTGGGGGCATCCCCAGCACCTCCCGCCGGGCTGGGCCAGCACCCAGGGCCCAAACATCCCCGGGGCGTGTGTGGGGACCATCCCTGGCACAGTTTGGGGTGCAGTTTGGCACGGCGTGGCATGGCTCGGCACGGCATGCCAGCGCTCGGCCGTGCCGTGCGGGCCCTGGCTGGGTTTGGCAGCGCTTGGCGAGGGTTTGGCAGAGGGCGGGTGGGGCTCGGCAGGGCTTGCTGTGGCTTTGGGGTGCTTTTGGGatgttttgggggtggttttggcGGTGGTTTTGGGCCGGCTTTGGCACGCCTCGGCTGCCCGGGCACGGCGCTGGGGGCGTGGTCACACACGGTGGGGGCGTGGT encodes:
- the CGN gene encoding cingulin isoform X1 — translated: MEWPASAAMAEKQSPVDYGVQIRFINDLQEPRRPPKARGKPGSYGVAVRVQGIAGQPFVVLNSGEKGGDSFGVQIKSEGSYPNPPAGPQPPGSISSDSDLPENPYVGRQLRHGSSHSTSDEETGGVSVTSRHEPQPPPGKRLLGEELRRTQSHGDLLSTADREPFAAGAPRPSGSRQQRALAGGKSSSMLNIAPERAKAPGSRATAKAPSSDTEAAVGDSDVDTKPLSSVDSLISKFDGKVQQRGRAARRGRIPSEERKRSQSLDGRVPHRDVPDAGELSSAQRRAGGLRPAVPAGSLGRPGGAAGMEDGGTRSQRANRGAEEPAGERLQSKARAELQQLKSTPDLLRDQREVAQPGGSEHPKELIYGILKEGSSESEISLKRKTARLLEKMQELAAPPKDAACSQPQHRDLARKVEELQEKLDEETKLRQKLELSRDPGRSGTARGLESRLREAEGENQRLRGALEKKSQELQRSLQELSEARTAKEQAETRLGDCEEQLLATRRELDRLRKGSGAAAGSEALYKELLETREELEEALSSKQRQEEQLRLRERELTALKGALKEEVASHDKELDRVRQQYQSDMDQLRRSMEDMTQDQASLESERQKINTVVRNLQRELEESAEETGHWRDMFQKNKDELRTTKQELLQVKLEREEFEEELRELQERFAAAREDAEQARSSAADPGELEALRKELREAQRELAAEKRSREEQLRERERELAALKGTMREEASSRDGELERYRRDLQQLQEERDEATKAKASLESAREASEQARKTVESSLREVQDQNDDLRRKILGMETQLKEYERLGENWEGSQARLKEKVTKLEAERRQMEESLGEATEREQELLMAKRSLETRLEEAQRGLARLTQEHQELSASYQEEQRQKEQLKRAKSELEEQKRLLDRTTEKLNKELEQMTEESHSSLAALKSQLEEFKEKSRKELTDSQKQAKDRGAEVEKMQFSVGRLQDEVARLKQALQDSQAERESALLDKEVLLQRLHNLEQEMDTKKRSQDDRSRHVKALEEKSKRLEVELDEERTTVELLTERVNRSRDQIDQLRAELLQERSSRQDLECDKVSLERQNKELKNRLASSEGLQKPSGNVSQLEARVEELQDRLQAEEREKSVLLSSNRKLERKVKELTIQIDDERQHVSDQKDQLSLRVKALKRQVDEAEEEIERLEGARKKAQRELEEQHELNEQLQNRIKALEKEAWRKAARSAADSSLQDDRLSSDEEFDSAYGPSSIASLLNEPNLQTSSC
- the CGN gene encoding cingulin isoform X2 encodes the protein MEWPASAAMAEKQSPVDYGVQIRFINDLQEPRRPPKARGKPGSYGVAVRVQGIAGQPFVVLNSGEKGGDSFGVQIKSEGSYPNPPAGPQPPGSISSDSDLPENPYVGRQLRHGSSHSTSDEETGGVSVTSRHEPQPPPGKRLLGEELRRTQSHGDLLSTADREPFAAGAPRPSGSRQQRALAGGKSSSMLNIAPERAKAPGSRATAKAPSSDTEAAVGDSDVDTKPLSSVDSLISKFDGKVQQRGRAARRGRIPSEERKRSQSLDGRVPHRDVPDAGELSSAQRRAGGLRPAVPAGSLGRPGGAAGMEDGGTRSQRANRGAEEPAGERLQSKARAELQLKSTPDLLRDQREVAQPGGSEHPKELIYGILKEGSSESEISLKRKTARLLEKMQELAAPPKDAACSQPQHRDLARKVEELQEKLDEETKLRQKLELSRDPGRSGTARGLESRLREAEGENQRLRGALEKKSQELQRSLQELSEARTAKEQAETRLGDCEEQLLATRRELDRLRKGSGAAAGSEALYKELLETREELEEALSSKQRQEEQLRLRERELTALKGALKEEVASHDKELDRVRQQYQSDMDQLRRSMEDMTQDQASLESERQKINTVVRNLQRELEESAEETGHWRDMFQKNKDELRTTKQELLQVKLEREEFEEELRELQERFAAAREDAEQARSSAADPGELEALRKELREAQRELAAEKRSREEQLRERERELAALKGTMREEASSRDGELERYRRDLQQLQEERDEATKAKASLESAREASEQARKTVESSLREVQDQNDDLRRKILGMETQLKEYERLGENWEGSQARLKEKVTKLEAERRQMEESLGEATEREQELLMAKRSLETRLEEAQRGLARLTQEHQELSASYQEEQRQKEQLKRAKSELEEQKRLLDRTTEKLNKELEQMTEESHSSLAALKSQLEEFKEKSRKELTDSQKQAKDRGAEVEKMQFSVGRLQDEVARLKQALQDSQAERESALLDKEVLLQRLHNLEQEMDTKKRSQDDRSRHVKALEEKSKRLEVELDEERTTVELLTERVNRSRDQIDQLRAELLQERSSRQDLECDKVSLERQNKELKNRLASSEGLQKPSGNVSQLEARVEELQDRLQAEEREKSVLLSSNRKLERKVKELTIQIDDERQHVSDQKDQLSLRVKALKRQVDEAEEEIERLEGARKKAQRELEEQHELNEQLQNRIKALEKEAWRKAARSAADSSLQDDRLSSDEEFDSAYGPSSIASLLNEPNLQTSSC